From the Lysobacterales bacterium genome, one window contains:
- a CDS encoding DUF1902 domain-containing protein: protein MQKTYFVHALWDDEAQVWVASSDDVPGLATEAATSEELVEKLKLLIPELLAANEIDFASPVAFELLTRRFEFAA from the coding sequence ATGCAAAAGACGTACTTCGTGCACGCGCTTTGGGATGACGAAGCACAGGTGTGGGTCGCGAGCAGTGACGATGTGCCGGGCCTGGCCACCGAGGCTGCAACTAGCGAGGAACTCGTCGAGAAGCTCAAGCTTCTGATCCCTGAACTGCTGGCGGCCAACGAGATCGATTTCGCCAGCCCGGTCGCGTTCGAATTGCTCACGCGACGGTTCGAGTTCGCCGCCTGA
- a CDS encoding type II toxin-antitoxin system HicA family toxin, translating to MEGFSAELKRMLLAAGCYFVRPGKGDHEIWCSPLTEVRFVVDAKILSRHTANAVLKQAGLPKRF from the coding sequence ATGGAAGGTTTTTCAGCCGAGTTGAAGCGAATGTTGCTCGCTGCCGGTTGTTACTTCGTGCGTCCCGGCAAAGGCGATCATGAAATCTGGTGCAGCCCACTGACCGAAGTGAGATTCGTGGTCGACGCGAAGATCCTGTCTCGTCACACCGCAAACGCGGTACTCAAACAGGCCGGATTGCCCAAGCGGTTCTGA
- a CDS encoding SDR family oxidoreductase, with amino-acid sequence MKTVLIVGGRGGVGRVLAERLTARGVRVALVGRGVAPDGLPEGATWIVADASTADGAAHAVAAATEVFGAPPDSLVNAAGSILIAPIARTSEAQYRETLAANLDTAFFLSQAYVAALQKAKRGGAMVLFSSVAARVGLANHAAIAIAKAGVEALVRSLAADVSAQGIRINAIAPGLLDTPLGGRFLSSEPMREQMAAQYPLGRVGTAEDAAALAEFLLSDVAAWITGQVIGLDGGFTAVRPPVRKAS; translated from the coding sequence ATGAAAACGGTGCTGATCGTTGGAGGTCGCGGTGGCGTCGGTCGTGTGTTGGCCGAACGGTTGACTGCACGCGGCGTGCGCGTGGCGCTGGTGGGGCGGGGTGTAGCGCCGGACGGTTTGCCCGAGGGCGCGACGTGGATCGTGGCCGATGCGAGCACCGCAGATGGCGCGGCGCATGCCGTCGCGGCGGCGACCGAGGTGTTCGGCGCACCGCCGGATAGTCTCGTCAACGCCGCCGGGTCGATCCTGATCGCGCCCATCGCCCGGACCAGTGAAGCGCAATATCGCGAGACCTTGGCCGCGAATCTCGATACGGCGTTCTTCCTGTCGCAGGCGTATGTCGCGGCCTTGCAGAAGGCCAAGCGTGGCGGCGCGATGGTGCTGTTTTCGTCGGTCGCGGCGCGTGTCGGATTGGCGAATCACGCCGCCATCGCGATCGCGAAGGCCGGCGTCGAAGCCTTGGTGCGTTCGCTTGCGGCCGACGTTTCCGCTCAGGGCATCCGCATCAATGCGATCGCGCCGGGTCTGCTGGACACGCCGCTCGGTGGGCGTTTTCTCTCTTCCGAACCGATGCGCGAGCAGATGGCCGCGCAGTATCCACTCGGTCGTGTCGGCACGGCGGAGGATGCCGCGGCACTGGCCGAGTTCCTGTTGTCCGATGTGGCCGCGTGGATCACCGGCCAGGTGATCGGCCTCGATGGCGGATTCACGGCGGTGCGACCGCCGGTTCGGAAGGCGTCATGA
- a CDS encoding deoxyribodipyrimidine photo-lyase — translation MSAAIVWFRRDLRLIDHPALDAAVQSGLPVIALYVHAPEEEGEWRSGAATDWWLHHSLTALDAQLRERGGRLIVRRGPAFAAITQLIGETGAVAVHWNRLYEPAAIARDQTIKQQLKADGFIAESNNAALFVEPWQVSTQTGQPYRVFTPFWRNAVTRIADVLPLPAPSDLRFADAELQSESIASLNLLPTIRWDAGMAATWTPGEQGALARLRDFVDHATRYSKERDRPDLVGTSMLSPHLHFGELSPRQILAALQLEAQGDPGWMDRVEHYVRELGWREFAHHLLFHYPHTPNANLNTQFDEFPWATPDDALLAAWQRGRTGIPIVDAGMRQLWETGWMHNRVRMIVASFLTKNLRYHWIHGARWFWDTLVDADLAANTLGWQWAGGTGADAAPYFRIFNPVLQGERFDPDGVYVKRFVPELAQVPASVLHKAWTLKPSEQATFGVRDVYARPMLDLAKTRDAALLAYASIKRL, via the coding sequence ATGAGCGCTGCCATCGTCTGGTTCCGCCGCGACCTGCGCCTGATCGACCATCCCGCGCTGGATGCCGCCGTGCAAAGCGGCTTGCCGGTCATCGCGCTGTACGTGCATGCGCCGGAAGAGGAGGGCGAATGGCGATCCGGCGCGGCGACCGACTGGTGGTTGCATCACAGCCTGACGGCGCTCGATGCGCAGCTGCGCGAACGCGGAGGACGGCTGATCGTGCGCCGTGGTCCCGCGTTCGCGGCGATCACGCAGCTGATCGGCGAGACCGGCGCGGTCGCGGTGCACTGGAACCGCTTGTACGAACCGGCCGCGATCGCGCGCGACCAGACCATCAAGCAGCAGTTGAAGGCCGATGGTTTCATCGCCGAGAGCAACAACGCCGCGCTGTTTGTCGAACCCTGGCAGGTGAGCACGCAGACCGGTCAGCCGTATCGCGTGTTCACGCCGTTCTGGCGGAATGCGGTCACGAGGATCGCGGATGTCCTGCCGCTGCCGGCACCGAGTGACCTGCGCTTCGCCGATGCCGAACTGCAGTCCGAGTCGATCGCATCGCTGAACCTGTTGCCGACGATCCGCTGGGATGCCGGCATGGCCGCCACCTGGACCCCGGGCGAGCAGGGCGCGCTGGCGCGATTGCGCGATTTCGTCGATCACGCCACGCGATACAGCAAGGAGCGAGATCGCCCGGACCTCGTCGGCACCTCGATGCTGTCGCCGCACCTGCATTTCGGCGAACTCTCGCCGCGCCAGATCCTCGCCGCGCTGCAGCTCGAAGCGCAGGGCGATCCGGGCTGGATGGATCGGGTCGAGCATTACGTACGCGAACTCGGCTGGCGCGAATTCGCACACCACTTGCTGTTCCACTATCCGCACACGCCAAACGCGAACCTCAATACCCAGTTCGACGAGTTCCCCTGGGCCACACCGGACGATGCACTGCTCGCGGCCTGGCAGCGCGGCCGCACCGGCATCCCGATCGTCGACGCCGGCATGCGCCAGTTGTGGGAAACCGGCTGGATGCACAACCGCGTGCGCATGATCGTCGCCTCGTTCCTGACCAAGAACTTGCGCTATCACTGGATCCACGGCGCGCGCTGGTTCTGGGACACGCTGGTCGATGCCGACCTCGCCGCGAACACGCTCGGCTGGCAGTGGGCCGGCGGCACCGGGGCCGATGCCGCACCGTACTTCCGCATCTTCAACCCGGTGCTGCAGGGCGAACGCTTCGACCCGGACGGCGTTTACGTCAAGCGTTTCGTGCCGGAACTGGCGCAGGTGCCGGCCAGCGTCCTGCACAAGGCGTGGACGCTGAAGCCGTCGGAGCAGGCCACGTTCGGCGTCCGCGACGTGTACGCCCGGCCGATGCTGGATCTGGCGAAAACCCGCGACGCTGCGCTGCTGGCCTACGCGTCGATCAAGCGGCTCTGA
- a CDS encoding wax ester/triacylglycerol synthase family O-acyltransferase, with amino-acid sequence MAVMTMGRRGREPMSKVDTAWLRMERATNLMMISGVMMFETHLDIDRFKRMLRERFLAYRRFQQKAVDTPAGAYWETDTDFDLDWHVRLTALPGKGGREELQRLVSHLASTPLDASKPRWQFHIVEKYNGGSALITRIHHCYADGIALIQVLLSLTDVKPSPEKHIELAKTWLSEDRGSVLERLLQPAREGLTNALHMGEKVIEKGKELIADPELVQKLAVEGGEIARELGIALSLPDDPITRFKGALGVSKRCAWAEPLPLAEVKVIGNALGCTVNDVLLACAAGALRSYLLERGDDPDGLTIRATVPVNLRPLEHAKKLGNHFGLVFLNLPIGESNPLRRLERVAENMRELKRSRQAIVAFGLLAALGMAPAALQKTALEMFSRKASAVATNVPGPQMPLYFAGCKIVEQMFWVPQTGSIGMGISILSYDGAVHFGLITDAKLVPDPELIINRFAAEFEKLLLIALMEDWNTDITPADAEATLRRFAAVQAAAPGAKAARKPSAKRPSRAEAQKRKLQELA; translated from the coding sequence ATGGCGGTGATGACGATGGGGCGACGCGGCCGCGAGCCGATGTCCAAGGTCGATACGGCCTGGTTGCGCATGGAGCGCGCCACCAACCTGATGATGATCTCGGGCGTGATGATGTTCGAGACCCACCTCGACATCGACCGCTTCAAGCGCATGTTGCGCGAACGCTTCCTGGCCTACCGCCGTTTCCAGCAGAAGGCCGTCGACACCCCGGCCGGCGCGTACTGGGAAACCGACACCGATTTCGATCTCGACTGGCATGTGCGGCTGACGGCATTGCCGGGTAAGGGCGGACGCGAGGAACTGCAGCGATTGGTCTCCCATCTCGCCTCGACGCCGCTGGATGCCTCGAAGCCGCGCTGGCAGTTCCATATCGTCGAGAAATACAACGGCGGCAGCGCGTTGATCACGCGCATCCACCACTGCTACGCCGACGGCATCGCGTTGATCCAGGTGCTGTTGTCGCTGACCGACGTGAAGCCTTCGCCGGAAAAGCACATCGAACTGGCCAAGACCTGGCTCAGCGAAGATCGTGGCTCGGTGCTCGAACGCCTGCTGCAACCGGCCCGCGAAGGCCTGACCAATGCGCTGCACATGGGCGAGAAGGTGATCGAGAAGGGCAAGGAATTGATCGCCGATCCGGAACTGGTGCAGAAGCTGGCGGTCGAGGGCGGCGAGATCGCGCGTGAACTCGGCATCGCGCTGAGCCTGCCGGATGATCCGATCACCCGCTTCAAGGGCGCGCTCGGCGTGAGCAAGCGCTGTGCCTGGGCCGAGCCGCTGCCGCTGGCCGAAGTCAAGGTGATCGGCAATGCGCTGGGTTGCACGGTCAACGATGTTTTGCTCGCTTGCGCAGCGGGCGCCCTGCGTTCCTATTTGCTTGAACGGGGCGATGACCCGGATGGATTGACGATCCGTGCGACCGTTCCGGTCAACCTGCGTCCGCTCGAGCATGCGAAGAAGCTCGGCAACCATTTCGGTCTGGTGTTCCTGAACCTGCCGATCGGCGAATCGAATCCGCTGCGACGCCTCGAACGGGTGGCCGAGAACATGCGCGAGTTGAAGCGGTCGCGCCAGGCGATCGTTGCGTTCGGACTGCTGGCCGCGCTCGGCATGGCCCCGGCGGCGTTGCAGAAGACGGCGCTGGAAATGTTCAGCCGCAAGGCATCGGCCGTGGCGACGAACGTGCCGGGTCCGCAGATGCCGCTGTATTTCGCAGGGTGCAAGATCGTCGAACAGATGTTCTGGGTACCGCAGACCGGGTCGATCGGCATGGGCATCAGCATCCTCAGCTACGACGGTGCCGTGCATTTCGGATTGATCACCGACGCCAAGCTCGTGCCCGATCCCGAACTGATCATCAATCGCTTCGCGGCCGAGTTCGAGAAACTGTTGCTGATCGCGCTGATGGAGGACTGGAATACCGACATCACGCCGGCCGACGCCGAAGCCACGCTGCGTCGCTTCGCGGCCGTCCAGGCGGCCGCGCCAGGCGCGAAGGCAGCGCGCAAGCCGAGCGCGAAGCGGCCCTCACGCGCCGAGGCGCAGAAGCGCAAGCTGCAGGAACTCGCCTGA
- a CDS encoding entericidin A/B family lipoprotein: MTKLVLRSLVLASFAIGLMACNTVKGVGKDIKKAGETIEKTAEKHD, from the coding sequence ATGACCAAACTCGTTCTGCGCAGCCTCGTGCTGGCATCGTTCGCCATCGGATTGATGGCTTGCAACACCGTCAAAGGTGTCGGCAAGGACATCAAGAAGGCCGGTGAAACGATCGAGAAGACCGCCGAGAAACACGACTGA
- a CDS encoding CsgG/HfaB family protein, translating to MKKLLLGLATAATLCGAGSVFAGGGKPTVAVIEFNNETSAGWWSGGVGWELAGMVSNELAATGSFKVLERSKIEAVLSEQNLAASGRIAAGTGARIGKLTGAQYLIAGTVSAYEENTASTGGGISFKGISLGGNKESAYLAIDLRVINATTGEIDFVRTIEGNAKGGGMSIGISRGGFGGALGKQQKTPAGKAIRAALIEITDYLDCVMVQQDACVDEYDAKESRRREKTKGALDLDD from the coding sequence ATGAAGAAGCTGTTGCTGGGACTTGCCACCGCCGCCACGCTGTGCGGTGCAGGATCGGTGTTCGCCGGGGGCGGCAAGCCGACGGTCGCGGTCATCGAATTCAACAATGAAACGAGCGCCGGCTGGTGGAGTGGTGGCGTGGGCTGGGAACTCGCCGGCATGGTGTCCAACGAACTCGCAGCGACCGGTTCCTTCAAGGTGCTGGAACGCAGCAAGATCGAGGCCGTGCTGTCGGAGCAGAACCTCGCCGCCTCCGGTCGCATCGCGGCCGGTACCGGCGCCCGCATCGGCAAGCTGACCGGCGCGCAGTACCTCATCGCCGGCACCGTGAGTGCCTATGAAGAAAACACGGCCAGCACCGGCGGTGGCATCAGCTTCAAGGGCATTTCGCTCGGCGGCAACAAGGAATCGGCCTACCTCGCGATCGATCTGCGCGTGATCAACGCCACCACCGGCGAAATCGACTTCGTCCGCACCATCGAAGGCAATGCCAAGGGTGGCGGCATGAGCATCGGCATTTCCCGCGGCGGCTTCGGCGGCGCACTCGGCAAGCAGCAGAAGACGCCGGCCGGCAAGGCCATCCGCGCGGCCCTGATCGAGATCACCGACTATCTGGACTGCGTGATGGTGCAGCAGGATGCCTGCGTCGACGAATATGACGCCAAGGAAAGCCGCCGTCGCGAGAAGACCAAGGGTGCGCTGGACCTGGACGACTGA
- a CDS encoding zinc metalloprotease, with amino-acid sequence MDGKGSLVRGKRCNVQDPSIEEQARVQAEIDKRLLDPSFMINAKAGNVVNIAWHITTYGGQGNVTDAQIASQLQVLNNAYAGTGFSFATASIDRVSNRTYFNQCYGAGEKKMKQALAIAPATTLNIYTCNPSQGILGYATFPSSYAESSSMHGVVLLHSSLPGGSAAPYNLGDTATHEVGHYLGLYHTFQGGCTGGDSVADTAPESSAAFGCPTGRDSCAGGGLDPITNFMDYTDDACMNTFSADQTVRMQQQVATYKPNL; translated from the coding sequence ATGGACGGCAAGGGCAGCCTCGTTCGCGGCAAGCGCTGCAATGTCCAGGATCCGAGCATCGAGGAACAGGCACGCGTCCAGGCGGAAATCGACAAGCGCCTGCTTGATCCGTCCTTCATGATCAACGCCAAGGCCGGCAACGTGGTCAACATTGCCTGGCACATCACCACCTACGGCGGCCAGGGCAATGTCACCGACGCCCAGATCGCCAGCCAGTTGCAGGTGCTGAACAATGCCTATGCCGGCACCGGCTTCAGCTTCGCGACCGCATCAATTGACCGCGTCAGCAACCGGACCTATTTCAACCAGTGCTACGGCGCCGGCGAGAAGAAGATGAAACAGGCGCTGGCGATCGCCCCGGCGACGACGCTGAATATCTACACCTGCAATCCGTCGCAGGGCATCCTCGGCTATGCCACCTTCCCGAGCAGCTACGCCGAGTCGAGTTCCATGCACGGCGTCGTGCTGCTGCACTCGTCCCTGCCGGGCGGTTCGGCTGCGCCGTACAACCTCGGTGATACCGCGACCCATGAAGTTGGCCACTACCTTGGCCTGTACCATACCTTCCAGGGCGGTTGCACCGGTGGCGATTCCGTTGCCGATACCGCACCCGAGTCCAGCGCTGCCTTCGGTTGCCCGACCGGACGCGATAGCTGCGCCGGCGGCGGTCTCGACCCGATCACCAACTTCATGGACTACACCGACGACGCATGCATGAACACCTTCAGTGCCGACCAGACGGTGCGCATGCAGCAGCAGGTCGCGACCTACAAGCCGAACCTCTGA
- a CDS encoding response regulator: MIRVIFVDDHAMVRTGYRASLASVADIQVVGEAGTGEDGVKLARELKPHVVLMDLHLPGISGLEAASRIHQHDPDCKVIALTGHNESPFPRKFIEAGAAGYVTKDCPVEELVQAIRTVASGRRFISQHIAQAMALDAMNGAKSSPFEQLTKREIEIVVALAQGEDMPTIGKRLHVTAKTIASHKYNVFKKLDVDSDVALAHMAIQHGLVDAGKKKPR; the protein is encoded by the coding sequence ATGATTCGCGTGATCTTTGTGGACGACCATGCGATGGTGCGTACCGGTTATCGGGCATCACTCGCAAGCGTGGCCGATATCCAGGTCGTGGGGGAGGCTGGTACTGGCGAGGACGGCGTGAAGCTGGCGCGCGAACTGAAGCCGCATGTGGTGCTGATGGACTTGCATCTGCCGGGTATCAGCGGATTGGAGGCTGCGAGTCGCATTCACCAGCACGATCCCGACTGCAAGGTGATTGCGTTGACCGGGCACAATGAATCTCCGTTTCCGCGCAAATTCATCGAAGCCGGCGCGGCGGGATATGTCACCAAGGATTGTCCGGTCGAGGAACTGGTGCAGGCCATTCGCACGGTGGCGTCGGGGCGCCGTTTCATCAGCCAGCACATTGCCCAGGCGATGGCGCTCGATGCGATGAATGGCGCGAAGTCGTCCCCCTTCGAACAGTTGACGAAGCGCGAGATCGAGATCGTCGTCGCGCTGGCGCAGGGCGAGGACATGCCGACCATCGGCAAGCGTCTGCATGTGACGGCCAAGACGATCGCATCGCACAAGTACAACGTCTTCAAGAAGCTCGATGTCGACAGCGATGTGGCACTCGCGCACATGGCCATCCAACATGGACTGGTCGACGCAGGCAAGAAAAAGCCGCGCTAG
- the rne gene encoding ribonuclease E, whose amino-acid sequence MKRMLINATQREELRVAIVDGQNLFDLDVEIPSREQKKSNIYKGRITRVEPSLEACFIEYGGERHGFLPLKEIGREYFTPGLDPNKAGIRELLKEGREIIVQVDKEERGNKGAALTTFISLAGRYLVLMPNNPRAGGVSRRIEGEDRSNLKETMDELKLPDEMGLIIRTAGLGRDAEELQWDLDYLLQVWKAITEATQGRPAPFLVYQESKLMIRALRDYLRNDIGEILVDQEELYEDARQFMQQVMPQNLRKLKLYKDNVPLFSRFQIEMQIENAFERTVRLPSGGAIVIDQTEALTSIDINSAKATKGGDIEETAFNTNLEAAVEVARQLRIRDMGGLIVIDFIDMESAKHQREVEEKLRDALKVDRARVQIGRISRFGLLEMSRQRLRPSLGEATQNVCPRCEGHGRIRGIESLSLSILRIVEEEAMKENTGQVLVQVPADIANFLLNEKRRAIIEIETRQEASIIIVADEKLDTPHYEVRRLRASEIAMETAPSYERVTAITPTPLPTSTQPVEPVELPAVTRITPTAPVPMRDEPAELAAAAPIAKAVAVTTNAPKQAGFFRRLWDSMFGAGEAVVSTTAPAPQQKPTQGRDGRPQQGKHQQRRDERKSGGKPQDGQQRNERQDRGGQQQGQKDRGQQQAQQQRQDKQERGPRNEQQAKQAQPPKAPRPESSQQNRAERPERPERGERPQQQPKAADATMKPLAAAAQPVDEATAAAAPIIAALVASDAATNLGNEASATGANGDGKRRRGRRGGRRRRRGDREAGGAELNGVGNDAMDLDDEDELDNESGETEAQAAVAEIAPAAPVQAVIETPVENTKESAATTQLLPMLGIAASTTVVMPKIDIDEPVAKPAPEAAPAQESLELPVAAVEPEAEAKPEAVPAPRASRDMPRYADIPQARPMAAAIAYALHAPSFVPTESTPAAGEAASTEADAVADSNEPRSAPDTADQPPAAP is encoded by the coding sequence ATGAAGCGCATGTTGATCAACGCAACTCAGCGGGAAGAGTTGCGCGTGGCTATCGTCGATGGCCAAAACCTGTTTGACCTCGATGTCGAAATCCCGTCGCGCGAGCAGAAGAAATCGAACATCTACAAGGGTCGCATCACCCGCGTCGAACCCAGCCTGGAAGCCTGTTTCATCGAATACGGCGGCGAACGCCACGGATTCCTGCCGCTCAAGGAGATCGGACGCGAATACTTCACGCCCGGACTGGACCCGAACAAGGCCGGCATCCGCGAGTTGTTGAAGGAAGGTCGCGAGATCATCGTCCAGGTCGACAAGGAAGAACGCGGCAACAAGGGCGCCGCCCTGACCACGTTCATCAGCCTGGCCGGCCGTTACCTCGTGCTGATGCCGAACAATCCGCGTGCCGGCGGCGTGTCGCGCCGCATCGAGGGCGAGGATCGTTCGAACCTCAAGGAAACGATGGACGAGCTCAAGCTCCCCGACGAGATGGGCTTGATCATCCGCACCGCCGGCCTCGGCCGCGATGCCGAAGAGCTGCAATGGGATCTGGACTACCTGCTCCAGGTCTGGAAGGCGATCACCGAGGCGACCCAGGGTCGCCCTGCCCCGTTCCTGGTCTACCAGGAGTCGAAACTGATGATCCGGGCGCTGCGCGATTACCTGCGCAACGACATCGGCGAAATCCTCGTCGACCAGGAAGAACTGTACGAGGATGCGCGCCAGTTCATGCAGCAGGTGATGCCGCAAAACCTGCGCAAGCTCAAGCTCTACAAAGACAACGTGCCCCTGTTTTCGCGCTTCCAGATCGAGATGCAGATCGAGAACGCGTTCGAGCGCACGGTGCGCCTGCCCTCGGGCGGCGCGATCGTCATCGACCAGACCGAAGCCCTGACCTCGATCGACATCAACTCGGCCAAGGCCACCAAGGGCGGCGACATCGAGGAAACGGCGTTCAACACCAACCTCGAAGCAGCCGTGGAAGTCGCGCGTCAGTTGCGCATCCGCGACATGGGCGGTTTGATCGTCATCGACTTCATCGACATGGAGTCGGCCAAGCACCAGCGCGAAGTCGAAGAGAAATTGCGCGACGCGCTCAAGGTCGACCGGGCTCGCGTGCAGATCGGACGCATTTCCCGTTTCGGCCTGCTCGAAATGTCCCGCCAGCGCCTGCGTCCGTCTCTCGGCGAAGCGACACAGAATGTCTGCCCGCGCTGCGAAGGTCATGGCCGCATCCGCGGCATCGAATCGCTGTCCTTGTCGATCCTGCGCATCGTCGAAGAAGAGGCGATGAAGGAAAACACCGGCCAGGTGCTGGTGCAGGTGCCAGCGGACATCGCGAACTTCCTGCTGAACGAGAAACGCCGCGCCATCATCGAGATCGAAACGCGCCAGGAAGCTAGCATCATCATCGTCGCCGACGAGAAGCTGGACACGCCGCATTACGAGGTACGTCGCCTGCGCGCGAGCGAAATCGCGATGGAAACCGCACCGAGCTACGAGCGCGTCACGGCCATCACGCCGACGCCGCTGCCGACCTCGACGCAGCCGGTCGAGCCGGTCGAACTGCCGGCCGTCACCCGCATCACGCCGACTGCACCGGTGCCGATGCGCGACGAACCCGCCGAGCTCGCGGCCGCAGCGCCGATCGCGAAAGCTGTCGCCGTGACGACCAATGCGCCCAAGCAAGCCGGTTTCTTCCGTCGACTCTGGGACAGCATGTTCGGTGCCGGTGAAGCGGTCGTGTCAACCACTGCCCCGGCACCGCAGCAGAAGCCGACCCAAGGCCGCGATGGTCGTCCGCAGCAGGGCAAACATCAGCAGCGCCGTGACGAGCGCAAGAGCGGCGGCAAGCCCCAGGATGGCCAGCAGCGCAATGAACGCCAGGACCGTGGCGGACAGCAGCAAGGCCAGAAGGATCGCGGCCAGCAGCAAGCGCAGCAACAGCGGCAGGACAAGCAGGAGCGTGGTCCGCGCAACGAACAGCAGGCAAAGCAGGCGCAGCCACCGAAGGCGCCGCGCCCGGAATCATCGCAACAGAATCGCGCCGAGCGTCCGGAACGTCCGGAGCGCGGCGAACGTCCGCAACAGCAGCCCAAAGCCGCCGACGCGACGATGAAGCCCTTGGCCGCAGCAGCACAGCCAGTCGACGAAGCCACTGCAGCGGCTGCGCCGATTATCGCGGCGCTGGTCGCCAGCGATGCCGCCACGAACCTGGGCAACGAGGCATCGGCCACCGGCGCGAATGGCGACGGCAAGCGTCGTCGTGGCCGTCGCGGTGGACGCCGCCGCCGTCGCGGCGATCGTGAAGCGGGTGGTGCCGAATTGAACGGTGTCGGCAACGACGCCATGGACCTGGATGACGAGGACGAACTCGACAACGAGTCGGGCGAAACCGAGGCGCAGGCCGCGGTCGCCGAGATCGCGCCGGCTGCACCGGTCCAGGCCGTGATCGAGACGCCCGTCGAGAACACGAAGGAATCCGCAGCCACCACGCAGTTGCTCCCGATGCTGGGCATCGCAGCGTCGACCACTGTGGTGATGCCTAAGATCGACATCGACGAACCAGTCGCCAAGCCGGCACCGGAAGCCGCTCCGGCCCAGGAGTCGCTGGAACTGCCGGTGGCCGCCGTCGAACCGGAGGCCGAAGCGAAGCCGGAAGCCGTTCCTGCACCACGTGCATCGCGCGACATGCCCCGCTATGCCGATATTCCGCAGGCTCGCCCGATGGCGGCCGCGATCGCCTATGCCCTGCACGCACCGTCGTTCGTCCCGACGGAATCGACGCCAGCTGCAGGTGAAGCGGCGAGCACCGAAGCGGATGCGGTCGCGGATTCGAACGAGCCGCGATCGGCACCGGATACAGCGGACCAGCCACCGGCAGCGCCCTGA
- a CDS encoding RluA family pseudouridine synthase, translating into MSKPANPRPPEAEVAPMPSVQILTISEDRDGQRLDNFLFNALKGVPKTHVYRLLRTGQVRINGKRCKPDTRIATGDLVRVPPVRVPEPRDPGQAPERLLRAVPTWVVFEDRHYLVFNKPSGIAAHGGSGVSFGAIELLRQARPDEDFELVHRLDRDTSGVLVFAKRRPALTQLQTEIRENRTRKRYLALLSGQLPKDKMHVDVALAKNVLQGGERMVTVDDDGKPSRSTFRVLERLRDATYVEVLIETGRTHQIRVHAQHLGHPLLGDDKYGDTEANRAAKQHGLKRLFLHAAEFGFSAGEPRRDYRFEAPLAPELEAVLAKWPRA; encoded by the coding sequence ATGAGCAAACCCGCAAACCCGAGGCCGCCCGAGGCCGAAGTCGCCCCGATGCCGTCGGTCCAGATCCTCACGATCTCCGAGGATCGCGACGGCCAGCGCCTCGACAATTTCCTGTTCAACGCGCTCAAGGGTGTGCCGAAGACGCATGTCTATCGGCTGCTCCGGACCGGTCAGGTTCGGATCAATGGCAAGCGCTGCAAGCCCGATACCCGTATCGCGACCGGCGACCTGGTGCGGGTGCCGCCGGTGCGCGTGCCGGAGCCACGCGATCCCGGACAGGCGCCGGAGCGCCTGCTGCGCGCGGTGCCGACCTGGGTGGTGTTCGAGGATCGCCATTATCTGGTCTTCAACAAGCCCAGCGGGATTGCCGCGCATGGCGGCAGCGGCGTCAGTTTCGGCGCCATCGAACTGCTGCGTCAGGCCCGGCCCGATGAGGATTTCGAACTGGTGCATCGCCTCGACCGCGACACCAGTGGTGTGCTGGTGTTCGCCAAGCGGCGACCGGCCCTGACCCAGTTGCAGACCGAGATCCGCGAGAACCGCACCCGCAAGCGCTATCTGGCCTTGCTGTCCGGGCAGTTGCCGAAAGACAAGATGCACGTCGATGTCGCACTGGCGAAGAATGTGCTTCAGGGCGGCGAGCGCATGGTCACCGTCGACGACGACGGCAAGCCTTCCCGCAGCACGTTCCGGGTGCTCGAACGATTGCGCGACGCCACCTACGTCGAAGTCTTGATCGAGACCGGACGCACCCACCAGATCCGCGTCCACGCCCAGCACCTAGGACATCCGCTGCTCGGCGACGACAAGTACGGCGATACCGAAGCGAATCGTGCCGCGAAGCAGCACGGCCTGAAGCGCCTGTTCCTGCATGCCGCCGAGTTCGGTTTCAGCGCGGGCGAACCGCGTCGCGATTACCGCTTCGAAGCGCCGCTGGCGCCGGAACTGGAAGCGGTCCTGGCGAAATGGCCGCGCGCGTAG